The Streptomyces sp. Mut1 genome window below encodes:
- a CDS encoding 2-oxoacid:acceptor oxidoreductase subunit alpha — MTSQVSSPAEQADEASDALVGGPRAPQSAATGNGKEVRRLDRVIIRFAGDSGDGMQLTGDRFTSETASFGNDLSTLPNFPAEIRAPAGTLPGVSSFQLHFADHDILTPGDAPNVLVAMNPAALKANIADVPRGAEIIVNTDEFTKRPMAKVGYGTSPLEDGSLEAYNVHPVPLTTLTIEALKGFELSRKEAGRSKNMFALGLLSWMYHRPTEGTEAFLRAKFAKKPQIAEANVAAFRAGWNFGETTEDFAVSYEVAPASQAFPTGTYRNISGNLALAYGLIAAGRQADLPVYLGSYPITPASDILHELSRHKNFGVRTFQAEDEIAGIGAALGAAFGGSLAVTTTSGPGVALKSETIGLAVSLELPLLIIDIQRGGPSTGLPTKTEQADLLQAMYGRNGEAPVPIVAPMTPADCFDAALDAARIALTYRTPVFLLSDGYLANGSEPWRIPELDQLPDLRVQFAGGPNHELADGTEVFWPYKRDPQTLARPWAVPGTPGLEHRIGGIEKQDGTGNISYDPANHDFMVRTRQAKVDGIEVPDVEVDDPAEAKTLVLGWGSTYGPITAAVRRLRAAGRPIAQAHLRHINPFPRNLGEVLKRYDKVVVPEMNLGQLATLIRAKYLVDAHSYNQVNGMPFKAEQLATALEEAIDA, encoded by the coding sequence GTGACCAGCCAGGTCAGTAGCCCAGCGGAACAGGCCGACGAGGCCAGTGACGCGCTCGTAGGGGGACCGCGTGCCCCCCAGTCCGCAGCCACGGGGAACGGCAAGGAGGTCCGCCGTCTGGACCGGGTGATCATCCGCTTCGCGGGTGACTCGGGTGACGGCATGCAGCTCACGGGTGACCGGTTCACCTCCGAGACGGCGTCCTTCGGGAACGACCTCTCCACGCTGCCCAATTTTCCCGCCGAGATCCGCGCCCCCGCAGGCACCCTGCCGGGGGTTTCGTCGTTCCAGCTGCACTTCGCCGACCACGACATCCTGACCCCGGGCGACGCGCCGAACGTGCTGGTGGCGATGAACCCGGCGGCGCTGAAAGCGAACATCGCCGATGTGCCGCGCGGTGCCGAAATCATCGTGAACACCGATGAGTTCACCAAGCGGCCGATGGCGAAGGTGGGCTACGGGACAAGCCCGCTGGAGGACGGCTCGCTGGAGGCGTACAACGTCCATCCGGTGCCGCTGACCACGCTCACCATCGAGGCGCTGAAGGGGTTCGAGCTCTCCCGCAAGGAGGCCGGGCGCTCCAAGAACATGTTCGCGCTGGGGCTGCTGTCCTGGATGTACCACCGCCCGACCGAGGGCACCGAGGCGTTCCTTCGCGCCAAGTTCGCGAAGAAGCCGCAGATCGCCGAGGCGAACGTGGCCGCGTTCCGGGCCGGCTGGAATTTCGGTGAGACCACCGAGGACTTCGCCGTCAGTTACGAGGTCGCCCCGGCCTCGCAGGCCTTCCCCACCGGCACGTACCGCAACATCTCGGGGAACCTCGCCCTGGCCTACGGGCTGATCGCCGCGGGCCGGCAGGCCGACCTGCCGGTGTACCTCGGTTCGTACCCGATCACCCCGGCCTCCGACATCCTGCACGAGCTGAGCCGGCACAAGAACTTCGGCGTACGCACCTTCCAGGCCGAGGACGAGATCGCGGGCATCGGCGCCGCACTGGGCGCCGCCTTCGGCGGGTCGCTCGCCGTGACGACCACGTCCGGGCCCGGGGTCGCCCTGAAGTCGGAGACCATCGGCCTCGCGGTCTCCCTGGAGCTGCCGCTCCTCATCATCGACATCCAGCGCGGCGGCCCGTCCACCGGACTGCCCACCAAGACCGAGCAGGCCGACCTGCTCCAGGCGATGTACGGGCGAAACGGCGAGGCCCCGGTGCCGATCGTGGCGCCGATGACCCCGGCGGACTGCTTCGACGCGGCCCTGGACGCGGCCCGGATCGCCCTGACCTACCGCACCCCGGTCTTCCTGCTCTCCGACGGCTACCTCGCCAACGGCTCCGAGCCCTGGCGCATCCCGGAGCTGGACCAGCTCCCGGACCTGCGCGTCCAGTTCGCGGGCGGCCCGAACCACGAACTGGCCGACGGCACCGAGGTGTTCTGGCCGTACAAGCGCGACCCGCAGACGCTCGCCCGCCCCTGGGCCGTCCCCGGCACGCCCGGTCTCGAACACCGCATCGGCGGCATCGAGAAGCAGGACGGCACGGGCAACATCTCGTACGACCCCGCCAACCACGACTTCATGGTCCGTACCCGCCAGGCCAAGGTGGACGGCATCGAGGTCCCGGACGTGGAGGTCGATGACCCCGCGGAGGCGAAGACCCTCGTGCTGGGCTGGGGTTCGACGTACGGACCCATCACCGCGGCCGTGCGCCGGCTGCGCGCCGCCGGACGCCCCATCGCCCAGGCCCATCTGCGCCACATCAACCCGTTCCCGCGGAATCTCGGCGAGGTCCTGAAGCGTTACGACAAGGTGGTCGTCCCCGAGATGAACCTCGGTCAGCTGGCCACGCTGATCCGCGCCAAGTACCTGGTGGACGCGCACAGTTACAACCAGGTCAACGGTATGCCGTTCAAGGCCGAGCAGCTGGCGACAGCTCTTGAGGAGGCCATCGATGCCTGA
- a CDS encoding response regulator transcription factor, with protein sequence MRVVIAEDSVLLREGLTRLLTDLGHDVVAGVGDAEALIKTIGDLAGQGALPDVVVADVRMPPTHTDEGVRAAVRLRRDYPGIGVLVLSQYVEEQYATELLAGSSRGVGYLLKDRVAEVREFVDAVVRVAQGGTALDPEVVAQLLGRSRKQDVLAGLTPREREVLGLMAEGRTNSAVAKQLVVSDGAVEKHVSNIFQKLGLAPSEGDHRRVLAVLTYLNS encoded by the coding sequence GTGCGTGTGGTCATCGCCGAGGATTCGGTACTGCTCCGGGAGGGACTGACCCGGCTGCTGACCGATCTCGGGCACGACGTCGTCGCGGGGGTGGGGGACGCGGAGGCGCTGATCAAGACGATCGGCGACCTCGCCGGGCAGGGCGCGCTGCCCGATGTGGTGGTCGCGGACGTCAGGATGCCGCCGACCCACACCGACGAGGGTGTGCGGGCGGCGGTGCGGCTGCGCAGGGACTACCCGGGGATCGGGGTGCTGGTCCTTTCGCAGTACGTGGAGGAGCAGTACGCCACCGAGCTGCTGGCCGGGTCCAGCCGGGGTGTGGGGTATCTGCTGAAGGACCGGGTCGCCGAGGTGCGGGAGTTCGTGGACGCGGTGGTCCGGGTGGCCCAGGGCGGTACGGCGCTGGACCCCGAGGTGGTGGCGCAGCTGCTGGGCCGCAGCCGCAAGCAGGATGTGCTGGCGGGGCTGACGCCGCGCGAGCGCGAGGTGCTGGGGCTGATGGCGGAGGGGCGTACGAACTCGGCGGTGGCCAAGCAGCTGGTGGTGAGCGACGGGGCGGTGGAGAAGCACGTCAGCAACATCTTCCAGAAGCTGGGGCTGGCCCCGAGCGAGGGCGACCACCGGCGGGTGCTGGCCGTACTGACCTATCTGAACTCCTGA
- a CDS encoding sensor histidine kinase: protein MATAYGPDTRDPQRSGSGSGNRPATRRVLPAALRAPLEARTWREFCYLMLSLPISIVLFAFSITMVSLGAGLLVTFLGIPVLAAGLVMCRGFGMLERTRARALLGLDVADPAPVRGRTGGLMSWVGAVLKSGVSWRHLLYSLLHFPWAVFAFCVSLTLWSWGWAALTYPLWHWAVPSHAGVQGIQLYGDATHEVYLDSPAELALTSVMGLGVVLLSPWVIRGLASVDRLLVAGLLSPSRLAERVTELESDRGVVVDTAAADLRRIERDLHDGAQARLVALAMDLGLAKEKLTDDPEAAAKMVDEAHGEVKVALQELRDLARGIHPAVLTDRGLDAALSAVASRCTVPVTVEVDLASRPAQAIEGIAYFTVSELLQNVSKHSAATRASVDVWRTEDRLLLQVTDDGRGGADLAGGSGLAGLTERLEAVDGVLVVDSPVGGPTKVTAELPWRG from the coding sequence ATGGCCACGGCATACGGACCGGACACACGGGACCCTCAGCGGTCGGGAAGCGGTTCCGGCAACCGCCCGGCGACGCGGCGCGTCCTGCCGGCCGCGCTGCGGGCCCCCTTGGAGGCCAGGACCTGGCGCGAGTTCTGCTATCTGATGCTGAGCCTGCCGATCAGCATCGTGCTCTTCGCCTTCTCGATCACCATGGTCTCGCTGGGCGCGGGGCTGCTCGTCACCTTCCTGGGGATTCCGGTCCTGGCGGCCGGCCTGGTCATGTGCCGGGGCTTCGGGATGCTGGAGCGGACCCGGGCGCGGGCCCTGCTGGGGCTGGACGTGGCCGACCCGGCGCCGGTGCGCGGCCGGACCGGCGGGCTGATGTCCTGGGTCGGGGCGGTCCTGAAGAGCGGGGTGTCCTGGCGCCACCTGCTCTACTCGCTGCTGCACTTCCCGTGGGCGGTCTTCGCGTTCTGCGTCTCGCTGACGCTGTGGTCCTGGGGCTGGGCGGCCCTCACCTACCCGCTGTGGCACTGGGCCGTCCCCTCGCACGCCGGGGTCCAGGGGATTCAGCTGTACGGGGACGCCACGCACGAGGTCTATCTGGACTCGCCCGCCGAGCTGGCCCTCACCAGCGTGATGGGGCTGGGCGTCGTCCTGCTGTCGCCGTGGGTGATCCGGGGGCTGGCCTCGGTCGACCGGCTGCTGGTGGCCGGGCTGCTGAGCCCGTCCCGGCTGGCGGAGCGCGTCACGGAGCTGGAGTCGGACCGTGGTGTCGTGGTGGACACGGCCGCCGCCGACCTGCGCCGCATCGAGCGCGATCTGCACGACGGGGCGCAGGCCCGGCTCGTCGCCCTCGCCATGGACCTGGGGCTCGCGAAGGAGAAGCTGACCGACGACCCGGAGGCCGCGGCGAAGATGGTCGACGAGGCGCACGGGGAGGTCAAGGTCGCCCTCCAGGAGCTGCGCGACCTGGCCCGCGGCATCCACCCGGCCGTTCTCACCGACCGCGGCCTGGACGCCGCCCTCTCCGCCGTCGCCTCCCGGTGCACGGTCCCCGTCACGGTCGAGGTCGACCTGGCGTCCCGTCCCGCCCAGGCCATCGAGGGCATCGCGTACTTCACGGTCTCCGAGCTCCTCCAGAACGTCAGCAAGCACTCCGCCGCCACCCGCGCCTCGGTCGACGTGTGGCGCACGGAGGACCGGCTGCTGCTCCAGGTCACCGATGACGGGCGCGGGGGCGCCGACCTGGCGGGGGGCAGCGGTCTCGCCGGGCTGACCGAGCGGCTGGAGGCCGTGGACGGTGTCCTGGTGGTCGACTCCCCGGTGGGCGGCCCGACCAAGGTCACCGCCGAGCTGCCCTGGCGCGGCTGA
- a CDS encoding sensor histidine kinase: MTMSPQVPSNDGPPPVRFAFGRWTWKEVAHLLSNFPMAVVGFVYTVLMIAIGVGLAVTVVGLPLLAAGLQGSRLIGRAERKRARKLLGVRVDEPSPAALGRRDEGFFAWLWSSLMDPVAWRSALYSFVRLPWGILTFVVTLLCLVLWPALPYTSRLMANADRAMVRGLLSPSDDLERRIAELESDRGVVVDTAAADLRRIERDLHDGAQARLVALAMGLGLAKEKLTDDPEAAARMVDEAHGEVKVALQELRDLARGIHPAVLTDRGLDAALSAIASRCTVPVTVRVDLPGRPAQAIEGIAYFTVSELLQNVSKHSAATRASVDVWRTGDRLLLQVGDDGRGGASMDGGTGMAGLAERLDAVDGVFVLDSPVGGPTTVTAELPWRDRETGRSAAGGGRAA; encoded by the coding sequence ATGACCATGAGCCCCCAGGTGCCCTCCAACGACGGGCCGCCTCCTGTCCGCTTCGCCTTCGGCCGGTGGACGTGGAAGGAGGTCGCGCACCTCCTCAGCAACTTTCCGATGGCGGTCGTCGGTTTTGTTTACACAGTGTTGATGATCGCCATCGGTGTGGGCCTCGCGGTCACCGTCGTCGGTCTGCCGCTGCTCGCCGCCGGGCTCCAGGGTTCCCGGCTCATCGGGCGGGCCGAGCGGAAACGGGCGCGGAAGCTGCTGGGGGTCCGGGTCGACGAGCCGAGTCCGGCGGCCCTGGGCCGCCGGGACGAGGGGTTCTTCGCCTGGCTGTGGTCGAGCCTGATGGACCCGGTGGCCTGGCGGTCGGCGCTGTACTCGTTCGTACGGCTGCCGTGGGGCATCCTCACCTTCGTGGTGACGCTGCTGTGCCTCGTCCTGTGGCCGGCGCTCCCCTATACGTCGCGGCTCATGGCCAACGCGGACCGGGCCATGGTGCGCGGTCTGCTCTCCCCCTCCGACGACCTGGAACGCCGCATCGCCGAACTCGAATCGGACCGGGGTGTGGTGGTCGACACGGCCGCCGCCGACCTGCGCCGCATCGAGCGCGATCTGCACGACGGGGCGCAGGCCCGGCTCGTCGCCCTCGCCATGGGTCTCGGTCTGGCCAAGGAGAAGCTGACCGACGACCCGGAGGCGGCGGCCCGCATGGTCGACGAGGCGCACGGCGAGGTCAAGGTCGCCCTCCAGGAGCTGCGCGACCTGGCCCGCGGCATCCACCCGGCCGTCCTCACCGACCGCGGCCTGGACGCCGCCCTCTCCGCCATCGCCTCCCGGTGCACCGTCCCGGTCACCGTGCGGGTGGACCTGCCGGGGCGTCCGGCGCAGGCCATCGAGGGCATCGCGTACTTCACGGTCTCCGAGCTCCTCCAGAACGTCAGCAAGCACTCCGCCGCCACCCGCGCCTCGGTCGACGTGTGGCGCACGGGCGACCGGCTGCTGCTCCAGGTCGGCGACGACGGGCGCGGCGGGGCCTCGATGGACGGCGGTACGGGGATGGCGGGGCTCGCGGAGCGGCTGGACGCGGTCGACGGGGTCTTCGTCCTGGACTCCCCCGTTGGCGGCCCGACGACCGTCACCGCCGAGCTGCCGTGGCGCGACCGGGAGACCGGGAGGAGCGCGGCCGGCGGCGGTCGTGCGGCGTAG
- a CDS encoding NADH-quinone oxidoreductase subunit A: MPGPSELPDVAHPPGPAPAVLASDYFHSYSVVGLLAVVGVLFVAVAFGAGRLLRPVVPTPEKLLTYECGVDPVGEGWAHTQVRYYVYAFLYVIFAVDSIFLFPWATVFAAPGYGATTLVEMFIFLGFLAVGLLYAWKKGVLEWT; encoded by the coding sequence CTGCCGGGCCCGTCGGAACTTCCGGACGTGGCGCACCCGCCGGGACCGGCGCCCGCCGTGCTCGCCTCGGACTACTTCCACAGCTACTCGGTCGTCGGACTGCTCGCCGTCGTCGGCGTCCTGTTCGTCGCGGTCGCCTTCGGGGCCGGCCGGCTGCTGCGCCCCGTGGTCCCGACGCCGGAGAAGCTCCTCACCTACGAGTGCGGCGTCGACCCCGTGGGGGAGGGCTGGGCACACACCCAGGTCCGCTACTACGTCTACGCCTTCCTGTACGTGATCTTCGCCGTCGACTCGATCTTCCTCTTCCCCTGGGCGACCGTCTTCGCCGCACCCGGATACGGCGCGACGACGCTCGTGGAAATGTTCATCTTCCTCGGTTTCCTGGCCGTGGGACTGCTCTACGCATGGAAGAAGGGCGTCCTCGAATGGACGTGA
- a CDS encoding NADH-quinone oxidoreductase subunit B, with protein MDVTSPSSAEAGAEPAAVPTFLPEPKRLGVLSRLAPEPMKVVLNWGRRYSLWVFNFGLACCAIEFIAASMARHDFIRLGVIPFAPGPRQADLMIVSGTVTDKMAPAVKRLYEQMPEPKYVISFGACSNCGGPYWDSYSVTKGVDQIIPVDVYVPGCPPRPEALLQGILKLQEKIARESLGERYATAAGDRPSTAALRSGLVTPPAAPGEGEEK; from the coding sequence ATGGACGTGACGAGCCCGTCGTCCGCCGAAGCGGGGGCCGAACCCGCCGCCGTACCCACGTTCCTCCCGGAACCCAAGCGCCTGGGCGTACTGTCCCGGCTCGCACCGGAGCCGATGAAGGTGGTCCTCAACTGGGGCCGCCGCTACAGCCTCTGGGTCTTCAACTTCGGACTCGCCTGCTGCGCCATCGAGTTCATCGCCGCGTCCATGGCCCGCCACGACTTCATCCGGCTGGGCGTCATCCCGTTCGCGCCCGGCCCCCGCCAGGCCGACCTCATGATCGTCTCCGGCACGGTGACGGACAAGATGGCCCCCGCGGTGAAGCGCCTGTACGAGCAGATGCCCGAGCCCAAGTACGTCATCTCCTTCGGCGCCTGCTCCAACTGCGGCGGCCCGTACTGGGACTCGTACTCGGTGACGAAGGGCGTCGACCAGATCATCCCGGTCGACGTCTACGTACCCGGCTGCCCGCCCCGGCCCGAGGCCCTGCTCCAGGGCATCCTGAAGCTCCAGGAGAAGATCGCCCGCGAGTCGCTGGGCGAGCGCTACGCGACGGCCGCGGGCGACCGCCCCTCCACGGCGGCCCTGCGCAGCGGCCTGGTGACCCCGCCGGCCGCTCCGGGGGAGGGCGAGGAGAAGTGA